The genomic interval AccacacctgcaccacaggcttcagGAGAAAAAGCCACTAGAGAGCGGAGTGAGGCCGCGGCGTCACAGTCAGAGCAACAGTGAAATACATGAGTCATaatttgtcctactgtacttcgtattgatgattaaaatgattattttactgtagatatttgtaagaaagaattaaaaaaatacttaggcctggaaacagtttttatgcTTTGGTTTCAgtgtagagtatttaattatgctgtataaaataaaggtaactacttCACGGATTTTGCCTACCACGGGTTCTTTTCGGTACCTGTAAACAGTAAACAGAAGCTTTCCGTtagtaggaaagaaaaaaaaccggCCTCCAAATTATTTGGACTCTTTCTGAGTTATTATGGCGCAGCtttgattgtgtctcttttgtgttggttttctgaATGGTGTAGGATTGTTTTCATGTGCAGTTTCATCTCAGCCTTACACAGACAGGCATAAACATGCAGTGTCATCCATTTCctggtcacccttgtccctaatggggtcaggagggttgctggttcctctccagctatgttccaggcgagaggcggggttcaccctggacaggtcgccagtctgtcgcagggcaacacagagacatacaggacaaacaaccattcacacacacactcacacctagggagaatttagagaaaccaattaacctgacagtcatgtttttggactgtgggaggaagccggagaacccggagagaacccaccatgcacagggagaacatgcaaactccatgcagaaagaaaccggaccgggaatcgaacccaggaccttcttgctgcaaggcaacagctctattACAAAATTAATGTGCTTAATTCACAGATTATTCTGCGCTCTCAGTTTAAAACATGGGTTGTTTGTcagttctttgttgtttttttagcgtgtgtgtcttgtttttttgtgatttatatttattagacCCAAATAATAGTCAATGAAAGTTTCACTAAACagatttattacattatttatttaagtaatgAAAAATATTGTCCAAAATATACCTTCCTTTTTATTGTAACAATTTTACagttgaagaaaaactttttttttttttttttttttagctcagttTGCATTTCTTTGAACAATGACGTTTCATTTCCACTTCCACCATCACATCTGATcgacagaaagcaaaaaaaacccaacacgTTATCAACGAATGGGTGACCAAAATTgtacagaggaaaaacaaggaaaaagtGAATTGGGTTATATTCTGCAACATAGGCAAtcaaaaaaaagtaacaaaacagaacatttttaattgactccaaaataaaacagtgcagTTATATtatgttttccctttttatctACATCACAATCACATTCCACAACCCAGAATAGGATTACAAGAAGAAATTCCCAATTACAATACtcatctttaaagaaaaatatacagattAAGACATTCTTATGTTGATATTGTTTCAAGTATTCCAGTTAagatgttgcatgttttttttaagttgctgtttaaatgtttttgacaataGTGAAGCGCcagtattaataaaaaaaaaaaaagtttgttaaaataagTAGCCAGTGGTGCCTCTCATAGTTGTGTTTCTTTATGCAAAATGCCTTTTTGCTGTTCTGCTTTTTCTAAAGTTAGAGTATAACAGGGGAATATTGGCTGGCTAATTACCTTAGCTCTCTGCTTAGGCCTGCAGctgggtgttttatttttggacaatgtttccaactttaacttttaaaagatgcTACTTTACCTTCCACACCTTGACTATAACTCTTTTTCATAACTGGACATATTTGAATCCGGAAAAACGGGTCTTGATTGTATCTTGTGAATGAGAGAAATGTTTAGTAGCCTTCTATTAGTTGTGTATGTTGTTCAGTTGGTGCTTTAAGCAACCAGAGAAAACGTTAAGTCAGTCTGACACTTTCAAAGGAAACCGATCGAACATTTTTGCCTTATGTTAAGAGTTGCATAAGGGGAAATGTTGCCTAGTTGCCAGTAATCGGCCTTCACCTAGTCTTTCTTGAACCTTGTTTGCCACATTTGGGGTTTGAAAATTGTTCCAGCTGTTAGGTCAGTAGTTAAGCTCTTGTAGCCGTTTCCTGACGTATAAAGATCAACGCTTGTCTGCCTTACATGAATTGCATGTTTCAAATTTTGAAGAATGTCTGAGCCACTGAGCTTAGCATGATTCTTACCTGGTGAAACAGAATGCCATggatgtttatttgaaaaaatcGACATATagatcaacttaaaaaaataaagaatacaaTATATTAAGATACATTGGTTCAATTTATTGCCTACAAATTGTTACCACACGTGTGACACCAGTGATTATTACATGGTATTTTTTCCAAAGGTTTTTATGGTGAGAATATCCTACAACTCCAGATAATGACATCTGCTTTTATACAGCAGATATAATCAGTGgatcaacatttttatcattcatTTTTGGGTGCGGACTGAAATAAGGGAAAATGTCGTCATTGAACAGACACTCGGTGAACGAGAAAATGTGCGACTTGTTCGTCACGTCGTAAAACGACACGACGGCTTCCTCATAGTCGACGAACACTCCGACTTTTTGGGGTTTCTCGTTCAACGGGAGGCTTGTGGGGGGTACCGTCAGGGCTGCGTACTTCCTGCCTTCAAAATGCACGGCCACCCAGTAACCGTTGTCCGTGTTGACCTTGAGCACCCCCTTGCGGTTTGCGCTCCGCCGTGCCACACCCAGATCCCAACcgcttttgtttttcacctctACTTCCCAGTATGACCTGCCGCGGTTCAGGCGATTGATCCCGAGGACGCTGCCGAACGTGTCGAACCTCTCCGGACTGTCAGGAGCTTTCGGCTTCTCTCCTCCGTCTCTCACTCTCTTCCCGTCGTTGGACAGGACGAGGCACTGGTGGGCCGTGGCTGAGTCCAGCTTTACGTCCGCTGTGGTCAGACAGAAAACAGCGGAAGAGGTAAGGGTTTGACAAGACTCACGATGTGGTTAAGAACCAAAATAAGACAAGGACAGGAGAAGCATGATGAACAGCATGTAAAGGTAAAATGTGGTCAATAAACAACAAGATTGGCAACAAGAAGAATAATGGGCACAGACTGAGAAATAACAGAATTATTTATGCTTAGTACTTGAATGCTTTACAGTTGAGCCAATTAGCTCAATGCACCAGAGACGTGAAGGGAATATGACTGAGAAACTGATTGGGTCTGAGTAACAGATACAGAACGAAGAAAACACAATGAGGCCTGAATTtggttttcacttttctctgattttctctCCACCAAAGGGCTGTGGTTAATCACATGTAACTTATGATATGGCCATTAAATCTCCACTCTGTGTCAGGTTGCCTTacataatcctttttttttctgtgtatgcTTCTGAACAAGTAGCACAGTGCAAAGTTAGCACGTGAGAAAAACGtgatttagcatttttctaATTGTAATACTGTAATACAGCAGCATGTTGAGTCATTGATAGATGGTTGATATCAACATGGCTAAAGTTAGTtctttagcattagcctctGCTACATCCCATATTAGCATAGGATGTTAGTGGAGCTAACAAAAGCACATTATCGAAGCAGCATATGTTACAATTTACATATAGTTTTTTGGGTATACACACCTGCAAAGGTTGCAATCCTTTTGAGCTCTGTGGAAAAAGAACAGAATGTGGGTAAAACACAGATCCTTagtaaagaaaattatattttgggTTTATTCACAGCAGCTCTGTTTAGTGAGCTATAATCGAACTCCCGTTGTTTGCCTAGACAGTCCTGTTTGTTTAGAGAGCTGTAAAtgtttaatcaaactctgatgctaaccaataaaacaaagtctgaTGTGGTTCCAGTACAAATGTGAATGCTAAGCGGACTATAGCACAAGGCATCCTAGTTACAgccaaatgaaatgcagcagTATGGCCCCGGTGGTTTTTTCCAAacgacaaaagagaaatcctacaacggCTAAAATCTATTCCATTTTGTTTGCGtttcctgaaaaagaaaattgtgctcagtgtctttttcagaggttttcatatAATTTCCTTCAGTacttcttggtgcagcgccaccacaggcgaggaggtaacaggtttttcaaagggtttgatACAAttcagtgtgaaagagaaccgcaCCAGTTGGAAACGtaagaaatgctgtttttacaCCTGATACTCTGGTAGACTTGCTTAGACGGACGACCAAAATTGCgtcatttgtgaaaaacaaagatttaccGAGGGAAGAGAGGTTTTCCAGATGCCCCTGGATGTCTTTCAtcatggttgttgttgttgctttcaGGGTACCAAAGGAGAAGGAAGTGtcaacttttagatttttaatctcTTTGGAGTCATCCAGGTTTGAAAGTGGAACCGCCTGTGTGTTTCAAAGGAAGGAGCAAAGAAGGACAAGAGTTATAGAAACTGAAactcttttattgttttgctaaaataatactaaaagaAAGGCAGTGAAGGCAGAGAGACTCCTTACCTGCAAGTCTTGGCTTCTGTCCAGTTCATCGATGGAGTCTCTGAATCTATCAATTTCTCCTTGCAGCTTCTGCAGGAGATTCTGTTCATCCCTTTTTACCTTTCGTCTCCTAAGAGCAGAACACACAAGGCTTTTAGTTTGAGCAGAACATAGTGTGCTCCATCAACTCAATAAAATTGGTCTGCTGTCATCTCCAGTATGCACAACGTTTGATCAAATCCCCATTAAGTTTGTTTGTATGCATTTCAGTGGCAAAGGAAGATACAATGGCTTAGGAAAATAAAGCTCCAGCATCGATGCACATGTTGTTAGATATGTCCATGCACTCGTCTCAATGGGAAACTTTGAAAAGCCTCTCTAAGGATGTTTTAAAACCaatggttcccaaagtgtggggcgcgcccccTAGATAGGGCGCAGTGCGATTGCAGGGGGGGCGCAGGAAGCAGTATGgatgaataaagaaattaaaaaaaacagttacacaaaagtattttattgtaatccataggggggcccagaaaacCTTTGGAAACCACTGGTTGAAAACTGTTACTGAGATAAACATGGCGAACCTCTTCTCGATTGGCTCCAGAGCTTTCTTCCGAGCATCTTCCACAACTTTCATCACCTCTGAGAAGACACTGTAGATCTGCAGCCATTCAGCATCCAAACTACCCTGAAAACAGGGATGGGGATTAACACTGGGTACAGCtgagaaaatccaaaatcatGTCCAACACGGCAGCAGCGTCTGCAGCCTACCTTGCAGCTTTTCACAGCTGATCTGACTTCAGTCATCTTCTTCTCTCGGATGTGAATTTTCTGCTGCAACAGAACCTTCATCTTGTCTTGCTGCGCCTTGAAAGAAGGTGAAAGTAGATGTAGAAATTTCTTAAGGGGTTATGATGATAGAAACGGGGGGGATTCACAAAGCAGAGCAAATTACTTTACTACGTGAACTGGGTTTGCTCCTGCTTTACAAAGCAGTTTgcactgaacacacacaagtGGGAAATTTCCTGCAGTCAAAATAACTGCCAATTGTGGCCAAAATAAGTACAAATATTCCCAAATATTCATCTACAATTTGCATGCTGAATATGAATTCCagcttttaatgaaaatttaCAGTTTTAGGAAAACCATATTCTGGCCCCTCTGGTTACCGTGGACACGTTGTCTTATTTAGAGGGACTTGATGCGTCTCATTGAGAGCTGATCTTACTGTGaccaaaattgttttaaaattccaaCTAAGTAAAGTCTGGCAACTGGAGCTTGGGCCATTTTTTTACACCATTAGTCCACTGACTTGCATGTGTCATTGAGGTACATCCCATTCACTAAAGTCAGTTTTGcagcataacttattttatcaCTCGGTGATAAACAGAAGTATTACGCTGACAACATGCTGCTACAAAGGCTTAGGAAACGGGAACAAAGGAGTGAATTTCCAAAGTTAAACCACTGGCCactattaaaacaacaacataaaggaaggtaaccatgacaaccagTTACCCACCAATATCTTGTTAGGCTAACAAatcacatcaaaatgttttcaaaaacttgTGATAATTCAGGTCTGGTCATAGATagcatattaaaaatgttctaccTGCAGCAGCCTTTCagcctctctttctttcttcttttcactaACAGCATCCTTATGTGGGTTTGTCACAATCTGCAAGTCTTCATCAGCCTATAAAAGGgttgttattaataaaaataatcagtataataactt from Gambusia affinis linkage group LG18, SWU_Gaff_1.0, whole genome shotgun sequence carries:
- the LOC122820771 gene encoding E3 ubiquitin-protein ligase TRIM21-like, with amino-acid sequence MSLQVCHCGWSKVTTYQGLRTHQGKKGCTPKGMHIPESNQLAFFPRSYNQPRIISSFDLSLDILKTPFRFEPSKFGNLEAFHDLGTHQGMMGPTPKDVRVPESIQNFRSNILEQPNQMNNWSNVNTPVKEEKLFMSPNFPTQLSYGLTQTLTQAMNQRSMEDWHDHNMSPDGKNSQQMVPTLNTTANSFGSEQRDASSPSTDLVSTPPSRVLLTESDSSLFQTPQPSRRGSLSSDNARRGLDFSTVILMADEDLQIVTNPHKDAVSEKKKEREAERLLQAQQDKMKVLLQQKIHIREKKMTEVRSAVKSCKGSLDAEWLQIYSVFSEVMKVVEDARKKALEPIEKRRRKVKRDEQNLLQKLQGEIDRFRDSIDELDRSQDLQAVPLSNLDDSKEIKNLKVDTSFSFGTLKATTTTMMKDIQGHLENLSSLELKRIATFAADVKLDSATAHQCLVLSNDGKRVRDGGEKPKAPDSPERFDTFGSVLGINRLNRGRSYWEVEVKNKSGWDLGVARRSANRKGVLKVNTDNGYWVAVHFEGRKYAALTVPPTSLPLNEKPQKVGVFVDYEEAVVSFYDVTNKSHIFSFTECLFNDDIFPYFSPHPKMNDKNVDPLIISAV